The Pleurodeles waltl isolate 20211129_DDA chromosome 7, aPleWal1.hap1.20221129, whole genome shotgun sequence genome includes a region encoding these proteins:
- the LOC138245624 gene encoding complement C1r subcomponent-like, producing MFVFKEDRDTEKTVTNVSDIEVYMGDIDVLKQIELGPYPVENILVHPGYMPVDHNFDNDIALIKLSKSVTMSTDIMPICLPWKNSSQTLYEEGHLGYISGFGVTEKNSLPSHLRYVRLPTVSRDNCKDFLRGKVIDDQPLVFSDNMFCAGLSPNEKKQKDSCQGDSGGAFTVLDEEAGRWVATGIMSWGIGCGRGYGFYTKVINYRHWMEEVMKEAPPVLLFH from the coding sequence ATGTTCGTCTTCAAAGAGGACAGAGATACAGAGAAAACAGTGactaatgtgagtgacatagaGGTCTACATGGGAGATATTGATGTGCTCAAGCAGATTGAACTGGGGCCGTACCCTGTTGAAAATATATTAGTTCACCCTGGATACATGCCTGTGGACCATAACTTTGATAATGACATTGCCCTGATCAAGCTGAGCAAAAGTGTGACCATGAGCACTGACATCATGCCCATCTGCCTGCCCTGGAAAAACAGCAGCCAGACCTTAtatgaagagggccacctgggctaCATCAGTGGATTCGGTGTCACTGAGAAAAACAGTCTACCTAGCCACCTCAGATATGTCAGACTTCCAACAGTCAGCCGTGACAACTGCAAGGACTTCCTCAGAGGCAAGGTGATAGATGATCAACCACTTGTGTTCTCTGATAACATGTTCTGTGCAGGTTTATCTCCGAATGAGAAGAAGCAGAAGGACTCATGCCAGGGCGACAGCGGAGGAGCCTTCACTGTCTTGGACGAGGAAGCAGGACGCTGGGTGGCCACAGGGATTATGTCCTGGGGTATCGGCTGTGGCCGTGGCTACGGCTTCTACACCAAAGTTATCAACTACAGGCACTGGATGGAGGAGGTGATGAAGGAGGCGCCTCCAGTCCTCTTATTCCACTGA